The following is a genomic window from Lysinibacillus sp. JNUCC-52.
TGCATACGGAGGGAAATAATCTCCAGCACCTTCTACTTCTATAAAGATTGTTACACGGTTGCCATCAAATAATGGCTCCTGTCTGAGACGATAGCCTGGCACATATGCCTTCACTTTCTCTACCATTGTATAAATAGAATCACGAATTGCCTCTTCTTTCATATTTTTCACTTCACAATAAATCGTGTCTCGCATAAGGATAGGTGGGTCTGCAGGGTTTAAAATAATGAGCGCTTTTCCAGTATTTGCTCCACCTACTTCTTCGATTCCACGGCGCGTCGTAATTGTAAACTCGTCAATATTTTCCCTCGTCCCTGGTCCTGCACTTAAGCTTGAAATAGTCGCCACAATTTCCCCATATAGTACATCTGCAACTTGGTTGACCGCATAGACGATCGGAATCGTCGCCTGGCCACCACACGTAATCATATTGACATTGTGTAAATCGAGTAAGTTTTCCGTAGTCCCCACTGCTGGACAAAAGAACGGTCCTCTTGCTGCTGGGGTTAAATCAATCGCTAAAATCCCTAGCTCCTTCAATACTTTCGCATGGCGTACGTGAGCTTTCGCTGATGTGGCGTCAAACACGATAGCCGCCAGGTTAGGATTGGTAATGATAGCTTCGATGCCATTTGAATATGTCGCATACCCTTTCTCTGCGGCACGCTTCAAACCTTCTGATTGTGAATCTATCCCAATCATCGCCACCACTTCAATCACTTCACTGCGCTCTAATTTATAAAGCAAATCAGTGCCTATGTTTCCTGTGCCCAGTATAGCTGCTTTGATTTTGCCCATATCCTTCTCTCCTTTCACATTATTCAAAGTGAACTGTTACTGATCCGATGCCTCCAAATTTCGCTTCAATCCTATCCCCAACATTTACTACAACTGCCGCAGATAAAGCGCCAGGTAAAATAAGCTCGCCTTTTTTAAGTGTAATGCCAAACTCATGTAATTTATTTGCCAACCAAGCAATAGCGTGTGCAGGGTGTCCCAGTGCAGCAGCCCCTGCCCCTGTCGCGAGTAGCTCTCCATTTTTGTAAAGTGCCATGCTTGCTGTCCGTAAATCAACTTCATTTACCTTCGCCTTTTCATGTCCGACGATGACCTTTGCAGACGAGCCATTATCAGCTACTGTATCAATTAATTTAATGCGCCACTCCTCTACTCTGCTATCAATTACTTCAATTGTCGGCACGATATAGTCAGTAGCCATCATGACATCGAGAAAGGTTACATTCGGTCCTACTAAATCCTCTCCAAGTACGAAACCAATTTCCGCCTCAATTTTTGGGGAAAGCATGCTAGACACTTTTATAATAGCTTCATTTCCAAACACCATATCATCTAATATATGACCATAATCTGGCTCGTCCACATGGAGCATTTTTTGCATAGCTACACTTGTTAAACCAACCTTTTTACCAACGACGTGTCGACCTTCATCCAGCTTCATTTTTACTGTTTCAAGCTGTATTTCATAAGCATCCTTTATGCTTAAACTTGCATCCGACTCTGTTAAAGGAACGATGCTTTGCATTGTTTTTTCAGCTGTTAGTAATTGTGTGGCATAATGCTTAATTTTCTCTGACACCACATTCACTCTCCTTAGTAAAACAAACAAAAGCGGTTGCTATACCAACTTTTGTTTGTTTATTCATTCCTTATTTTTTCACGGTAATTGTTTTTGTTTCACTATAGAACTCAAAGCTATGACGACCGCCTTCGCGCCCAATACCACTAGCTTTCGCTCCACCAAATGGAGTTCTTAAATCCCGCACATACCAGCAATTCACCCATAATAAGCCCGCATGAATTTGGGCTGTCACACGCTGTCCTCTCCGTAAATCATTCGTCCATACTACCCCTGCCAATCCATAAATAGAATCGTTCGCTATCTGAATAGCTTCTTCTTCTGTTTTAAATGGAATAATGACAGGGACAGGACCAAATATTTCCTCTTGAGCAACGCGCATATGATTATTGACATCGTACAAAACAGTCGGCTCATAGAAGTTCCCTTCAGGTAATGTAGCGACAGCCTTACCACCGTAAGCTAGTTTCGCCCCTTCAGCTAGACCAATTTTCACATACTCATCTACAAGCTTTAAATGCCCCTTCGAAACTAAAGCACCCATATCTGTTGTCATATCGAGGGGGTTTCCGACTTTAATTTGTTTCACAGCTGCCACGAATTTATCTAAAAATTGATCATAAATACTTTCCTGCACTAAAATTCGGGAGCCTGCTAAGCAAATTTCTCCTTGATTGCGATAAATGGCTTCGATTGACCCTGATACTGCTTCTTCTAAATCAGCATCTTCAAACACAATATTAGCTGATTTGCCACCAAGCTCTAACGAAACTGGGATTAAATTTTGAGCAGCATTACGCATAACCGTTTTTCCTGTATTTGATTCACCCACGAAGGAGATTCTCTTCACAGCAGGGTTTGTCGCCATTTCTGTTCCAACAATACCGCCTGGACCTGTCAAAATATTTAGCACCCCTGGAGGTAATCCCGCCTCATTCGCTATTTCTCCAAGCATGATGGCACTTAGCGGTGTATAAGAAGCAGGCTTGATGACAACGGTATTACCTACAGCAAGAGCAGCAGATGCCTTCCACGTCATTTGCATAAACGGCAAGTTCCACGGAATAATTAAGCTTGTCACACCGACTGGGGCATACTGCACATATGAGTAATGCTTGCTTTGATCATAATGCTCGTGCGTCATATATTTCGCCATCTCCGCGAAGAAACGGAAGTTAGCAGCCGCTCGAGGTATATCAAATTCTAGACTCTCCCGTATTGGCTTACCTACGTCTAACGTTTCGACATAGGCAAGTTTTTCAACATTCTTCATTATTAAATCAGCCATTTTGCATAAAATGCGGGAGCGTTCCTCAACAGGCATCTTGCTCCATACACCACTAGCAAATGTTTTATGTGCAACTTCTATTGCGCGCTTTGCATCTTCTTGTCCGCCATTTGCTACTGATGCTAATATTTCATTTGTAGCGGGATTAATCGTATCGAAAGTTTCACCTGATAAGGCTTCTACATAATGGCCACCAATGAATAGTTTGGCATCTTTTAAATATTTTCCTTCGATTACTTTTTCATTAATCAATGCCACTCCTCCTATTCTTCGATTTCAATAATCATCTCTATTTCGATTGCTGTATTATTAGGTAATTGAGCCATACCAACAGCAGAGCGCCCGTGCTTACCCTTCTCTCCGAAAACCTTCCCAATTAAATCTGAGGCTCCATTCATTACTTTAGGCTGCTCAATGAAATCCTCCGTGCAATTTACCATCCCTAATACTTTGACAAATTGCTTCACTTTACTTAATTCGCCTATTTCATGTTTCACTACACTGAGTAGGTTAAGCATCGATTGCTGTGCTGCTAAATAACCTTCTTCTGTCGTCAAATCTCTCCCTAGCTTACCGTGGTACTGATCCACACCCTGTCCTGCGGTAAATAAAAGATTGCCTGTCCTTACACAACCTACATAGTCTCCCCAAGCAGGACGTAAAGGTGGTAATTCAAGTCCTAACTGTGCAAGTCTTTCCTCTGGTGTCATGATTCGATCTCTTCCTTTATCTCGATATTTAAAAAGGCTAGGGCATTTCTTCCTAAAATATCCCTTCTTTGTTCTTCTGAAAGATGAAGTGTCTCATCCACTATCTTCCCTGGTGGGATTTCCCTTAATAAGAAGGGATAGTCTGAGCCCATCACAATTTTGTCTGCTCCAAATCGATCGATTAAATATTGAAGATTTAGCGGATCATAATTTAAAGAATCAAAATAGAAATTTTTCGCATAATAGCTCGGTGGTTTACTCGTTAAGCGTAGATGCGGCCATACTTTCCACCCTTGATCTAAGCGAGGTAAAATATAAGGAAAAGAGCCGCCACCGTGTGCAAAACACACTTTAAGTTTTGGGAATTTTTCGATAACTCCACCGTTAATAAGACTAGCAGCAGCAAGCGCAGTTTCACTTGGCATTCCTACCGTGTACATAAAATTATGACGTGGCATTCGGTCCTTCCCAAGCGTTTCCCACGGGTGAATAAATAAAGGAACTTGCCATTTCTCCGCCATTTCGAAAAATGCTGTAAAAGCTGGGTCGTCTAAATTTTTGCCGTTTATATTCGTCCCGATTTCGATGCCTTTAAGCCCTAGCTCATGTATGCAACGATCCATTTCACGAATAGCTACCTCTACATCTTGGAGTGGCACTGTGCCAAGACCGATAAATCGCTTCGGATATTGCTTCACCGTATTCGCAATAAAGTCGTTTTGAATACGAGCCATTTCCTCTGCCGCATGTGGCTCAGCCCAATAGGAAAACGTCACAGGAATCGGGGACAATACTTGTATATCCACCCCTTCAGCATCCATATCCTGTATGCGTTTTTCTGGGCTCCATACTTGGTCTGTCACTTCTCTAAACACTTTTCCTGCCACCATAATATTCGCACCACATGTACATGTTTTTTCTAATGTTGGCCAGCGCTCTCCGCCAAACTTCTCCACAAAGTTAGGAATATCCTCTGGAATAATATGCGTATGGAAATCTACTCGCATTGCCATAAACTCACTTCTTCAGACATTACATGACCGCAATTTTTACATGTGCGCAGCTCTAAACTACCATTGAATTCTTCAATTGCACCTTTCACTTGTGTTTCGATATCTGTTAATTGCACTGTTTTTTTGTGCATTTGTTGATCACAGTTTTCACAGAACCATACGAAGTCCTCTAGCTCTCCCTCTGCTCGCTTCCTTTCTACGACAAGTCCATATGTGTCAGCAATTCGATGAGGAGAGTGCGGCACATTGGCTGGTAGCATGAACACTTCCCCTTCTTTAATTGTAATCACTTCACGCTTTCCTTCATTAATTACCTCAACGAAGCAATCGCCTTTAATTTGATAAAAGAACTCATCAGATGGATCGACATGGAAATCACGACGGCGATTAGGTCCGCCCAAAATCATACAAATAAACTCCGAATCCTCCCATAGCACTTTATTGTTAACAGGTGGCTTTAAAGAATGCTTATTTTCTTCGATCCATTTTAATAGATTAAATGCTTGTAATGTTGCCATACGAAAACCACTCCTCTAAAATTTTATATTTATGTTTTTTTATGGATTTTAAAACCGTGCTGAAATGGCTTACCGACTGCATACCATGATTGCCTACAGCTAAATAATCCCGCTTCCTGAGCTCTCTGTAGTATCTTCTACAATAACCGAAGATTTCGTGTTCGCCTTCTTCCAGAAGAAGTAACAAACTGTAATAAAGATTAACCAAGGGAACCCTAGTGTTAATGTAGCTTTAAAGTCTGGTGAGAACCACGTTGATAGTACAACAGACGTTAACAGGACTGCTCCGAAAATTGTTAAGTACGGATAACCAATCATTCTTACTGGTAATTTGCGCCCGTTCGTTTCATTCCATTTTTTACGGAAGAACAGGTGTGTAATAAAAATCATAAACCAAGCAAACATCGCACCAAAGCTAGAAAGCGAAATCATCGTTGCAAAAGCTGCATCTGGTCTGACAACTGTAAAAATTGTCGCGATGGCGATACCGATAACAGAAGCAAATAATGCAACTGAAGGTACGTTTTTACTATTTAATTTACCTAATACTTTCGGGGCATAGCCACCTCTTGATAAAGAAAACATCATACGTGTAGAAATATATAATTGACTATTCATCGCAGAAAGCGCTGCTACAAGTACGACGAAATTCATAATAGCTGCTGCTCCTGGGATATTCATAATTTCCATTACTTTTACGAATGGACTCTTATCGATTCCTGCCATCCCCCAAGGCACGATCATCAGCATTAAAGAAAGAGTTAATAAGTAAAACAGTACAAGTCGAACAACGGCTGAACGAAGCGCGATCGGCACTGCTTTTTCCGGATCCTTTGCTTCACCAGCACTAACAGCAATCATTTCAATACTTAAATAACTGAACAACGATACAAATATAGCAATCCACATTCCCCATACCCCATTAGGGAAGAATCCACCGTCATTTGTATAATTTTGAGTACCAATAGCTGCGCTACTATCCGCGCCAACAATGACATATACCGCTAGAATAATAAATCCAACAATCGCAGCCACTTTAATGATTGAAAACCAATATTCAACAGCACCAAATAATTTGACCGTTGTTGCGTTGACATACATAAGCACTGCTGCAAACAAGACTATCCAAACGATGGCAGGCACGGTCGGAAACCAATACTTCATATAAACGGCTACAGCTGTAACCTCCGTCCCGATTGCACATACTAAACTAAACCAATACGAATAGCGTACCGTAAAGCCAGCCCACGGATTAATATACTTCTCAGCATAGGCACCAAACGACCCTGTCACTGGATGAGCTACAGTCATTTCTGCTAAGCAGCCCATAAGTAATAATGCAATTAATGCACCGATTGTATAGCTAATAATGACACTTGGCCCTGCCAAGCCAATTGCCAAGCCACTTCCTAAAAATAACCCGGTCCCGATTGCTCCACCAATGGCAATCATCGTCAACTGACGTGTCGTTAAGCTCTGACTTAATCCCTTTTCTCTTTCAACGATATCTTGCAAACGATTGTCTTGTGACATACATTTCCCCCCTTTGATATTGTCGTTTAAGATACTACATTTCTTTCCTTCCCGTACTTTTCATATTGCTTTTCTGTCACGATTGCCTTTAATATTTCGACGGTTTCCCACACCTCCTCGAATGATGTATAAAAGGCGATTGGTGCGAGACGAATAATATTAGGCGGTCTAAAGTCTGGAATGACACCCTTATCAATTAAAGCTTTGCAAATTCGAACCGCCTCATCATGCTCTAAGCAAACATGCCCCCCTCGTCTATCATCTTCATCTGGATTGCCAATTGAAAAGCCAAGCTCAGTTAGCTCTTGCTCGATTAAGTCCATCATATATCGTGTAAGCTTTAATGATTTTTGACGAATATTTTTGATACCAGCCTCCGCAAACATTTCTAATGAGCCGATTATAGGGGCTAAGCTCAGCACGTGCGGTGTACCCATTTGAAATGCCCCTACAGATTCTTCCACATCTAATGTATGTGCCATATCAAACTGTTTATCTTTTTTGGAGCTGTACCAGCCAGCTAAGCCAGGATGAATGCCGAAATGCTTTTTATTCACATACAAGCCAGCGACTGAACCAGGACCACCGTTGAGATACTTATAGTTACACCATATAGCAAAATCAACATTCCACTCACTGAAGTAATGCGGAATTGCCCCAATGGAATGACAAGCATCAAAGCCAATGCAAATGCCTCTTGCATGTGCTTCGGCAGTTAAGCGTTTTATATCTAGTAGCTGACCACTTCTGTAAAGGACAGTTGGCAGCAATATGAGCGCTATCTCATCTGTCATCGCCGCGATAATATCCTCTTCTAAAATTAGCTTGCCATCACGACTTTTCACACGTACTAAATGCTCATCTGGATCATAGCCTTTTAACTTTATTTGACTTTGTAGCGCATAAATATCTGATGGAAATGTTAATTCATCCGCTAAAATTTTTGTTCGTCGCCCTTCTGGTTTATAAAATGTTGCGACAGCTTGATGAATATTGGAAGTCGTAGAACCAGCAATAATGACTTCGTTTTTCTCAGCTCCGATTAGCGGTGCACACATTTCTCCGAGCTTCTCTGAAATGAAAAACCATGGATACTTACCAGTTGTCCACCCTTTAATCCCATATGCTTTCCACGATTCCATTAATTCACTGACATTTCTCTCTGCTCTTTTGGACATTAAGCCTAAGGAATTGCCATCCATGTAAATAACACCTGATTGTAAATAAAATTCATCGCGGTATGATCGAAATGAATCATTCGCATCATATTGTTTTGCTTGCTCATTTTTGTAAACGCTTTCTCTAATCCCCAAAATTCTCTCCCCCCGTTTTTTAAATTTTCTGAATATGTTCATAGTCTAAAATAAAGTTGACATGGTGTCAATATTATTTCTACCAAATTTTTCAACGTCATTTGTAAAAATATTTCAAATGGTCTATGATTAAATGAAATAAATCATTGGATTATCAAGTAATCGCACGCTTATTATAAATAAAACAAGTCATATCTTGGAGGTCATTTTATGAGTGGAGAAACGAAGCAAATCGACGGAAGAAATATGCGCTCTATCGCAACGAAACAAAAATTATTGGATGCCGCGCGTGACGTTTTCTATGAATGTGGCTTTAAAAAAACTACTATCTCTCAAATTATTAAGAGAGCAGAAACTGGTTATGGAACAGCTTATGTACACTTCAAAGGAAAAGATGAGATTTTAATCGCACTCATGGAAACGGTCATGCAGGAATTTCTTGATATGGCACACACACCTTTCCTCCCTACTAGCA
Proteins encoded in this region:
- a CDS encoding amino acid permease, with the translated sequence MSQDNRLQDIVEREKGLSQSLTTRQLTMIAIGGAIGTGLFLGSGLAIGLAGPSVIISYTIGALIALLLMGCLAEMTVAHPVTGSFGAYAEKYINPWAGFTVRYSYWFSLVCAIGTEVTAVAVYMKYWFPTVPAIVWIVLFAAVLMYVNATTVKLFGAVEYWFSIIKVAAIVGFIILAVYVIVGADSSAAIGTQNYTNDGGFFPNGVWGMWIAIFVSLFSYLSIEMIAVSAGEAKDPEKAVPIALRSAVVRLVLFYLLTLSLMLMIVPWGMAGIDKSPFVKVMEIMNIPGAAAIMNFVVLVAALSAMNSQLYISTRMMFSLSRGGYAPKVLGKLNSKNVPSVALFASVIGIAIATIFTVVRPDAAFATMISLSSFGAMFAWFMIFITHLFFRKKWNETNGRKLPVRMIGYPYLTIFGAVLLTSVVLSTWFSPDFKATLTLGFPWLIFITVCYFFWKKANTKSSVIVEDTTESSGSGII
- a CDS encoding amidohydrolase family protein, whose product is MAMRVDFHTHIIPEDIPNFVEKFGGERWPTLEKTCTCGANIMVAGKVFREVTDQVWSPEKRIQDMDAEGVDIQVLSPIPVTFSYWAEPHAAEEMARIQNDFIANTVKQYPKRFIGLGTVPLQDVEVAIREMDRCIHELGLKGIEIGTNINGKNLDDPAFTAFFEMAEKWQVPLFIHPWETLGKDRMPRHNFMYTVGMPSETALAAASLINGGVIEKFPKLKVCFAHGGGSFPYILPRLDQGWKVWPHLRLTSKPPSYYAKNFYFDSLNYDPLNLQYLIDRFGADKIVMGSDYPFLLREIPPGKIVDETLHLSEEQRRDILGRNALAFLNIEIKEEIES
- a CDS encoding aldehyde dehydrogenase, whose protein sequence is MINEKVIEGKYLKDAKLFIGGHYVEALSGETFDTINPATNEILASVANGGQEDAKRAIEVAHKTFASGVWSKMPVEERSRILCKMADLIMKNVEKLAYVETLDVGKPIRESLEFDIPRAAANFRFFAEMAKYMTHEHYDQSKHYSYVQYAPVGVTSLIIPWNLPFMQMTWKASAALAVGNTVVIKPASYTPLSAIMLGEIANEAGLPPGVLNILTGPGGIVGTEMATNPAVKRISFVGESNTGKTVMRNAAQNLIPVSLELGGKSANIVFEDADLEEAVSGSIEAIYRNQGEICLAGSRILVQESIYDQFLDKFVAAVKQIKVGNPLDMTTDMGALVSKGHLKLVDEYVKIGLAEGAKLAYGGKAVATLPEGNFYEPTVLYDVNNHMRVAQEEIFGPVPVIIPFKTEEEAIQIANDSIYGLAGVVWTNDLRRGQRVTAQIHAGLLWVNCWYVRDLRTPFGGAKASGIGREGGRHSFEFYSETKTITVKK
- a CDS encoding 3-hydroxyanthranilate 3,4-dioxygenase, with the translated sequence MATLQAFNLLKWIEENKHSLKPPVNNKVLWEDSEFICMILGGPNRRRDFHVDPSDEFFYQIKGDCFVEVINEGKREVITIKEGEVFMLPANVPHSPHRIADTYGLVVERKRAEGELEDFVWFCENCDQQMHKKTVQLTDIETQVKGAIEEFNGSLELRTCKNCGHVMSEEVSLWQCE
- a CDS encoding 2-keto-4-pentenoate hydratase produces the protein MQSIVPLTESDASLSIKDAYEIQLETVKMKLDEGRHVVGKKVGLTSVAMQKMLHVDEPDYGHILDDMVFGNEAIIKVSSMLSPKIEAEIGFVLGEDLVGPNVTFLDVMMATDYIVPTIEVIDSRVEEWRIKLIDTVADNGSSAKVIVGHEKAKVNEVDLRTASMALYKNGELLATGAGAAALGHPAHAIAWLANKLHEFGITLKKGELILPGALSAAVVVNVGDRIEAKFGGIGSVTVHFE
- a CDS encoding acetaldehyde dehydrogenase (acetylating), coding for MGKIKAAILGTGNIGTDLLYKLERSEVIEVVAMIGIDSQSEGLKRAAEKGYATYSNGIEAIITNPNLAAIVFDATSAKAHVRHAKVLKELGILAIDLTPAARGPFFCPAVGTTENLLDLHNVNMITCGGQATIPIVYAVNQVADVLYGEIVATISSLSAGPGTRENIDEFTITTRRGIEEVGGANTGKALIILNPADPPILMRDTIYCEVKNMKEEAIRDSIYTMVEKVKAYVPGYRLRQEPLFDGNRVTIFIEVEGAGDYFPPYAGNLDIMTAAATRVAEDFARAMLERTTLETH
- the kynU gene encoding kynureninase → MRESVYKNEQAKQYDANDSFRSYRDEFYLQSGVIYMDGNSLGLMSKRAERNVSELMESWKAYGIKGWTTGKYPWFFISEKLGEMCAPLIGAEKNEVIIAGSTTSNIHQAVATFYKPEGRRTKILADELTFPSDIYALQSQIKLKGYDPDEHLVRVKSRDGKLILEEDIIAAMTDEIALILLPTVLYRSGQLLDIKRLTAEAHARGICIGFDACHSIGAIPHYFSEWNVDFAIWCNYKYLNGGPGSVAGLYVNKKHFGIHPGLAGWYSSKKDKQFDMAHTLDVEESVGAFQMGTPHVLSLAPIIGSLEMFAEAGIKNIRQKSLKLTRYMMDLIEQELTELGFSIGNPDEDDRRGGHVCLEHDEAVRICKALIDKGVIPDFRPPNIIRLAPIAFYTSFEEVWETVEILKAIVTEKQYEKYGKERNVVS
- a CDS encoding RidA family protein — translated: MTPEERLAQLGLELPPLRPAWGDYVGCVRTGNLLFTAGQGVDQYHGKLGRDLTTEEGYLAAQQSMLNLLSVVKHEIGELSKVKQFVKVLGMVNCTEDFIEQPKVMNGASDLIGKVFGEKGKHGRSAVGMAQLPNNTAIEIEMIIEIEE